A genomic segment from Daphnia carinata strain CSIRO-1 chromosome 1, CSIRO_AGI_Dcar_HiC_V3, whole genome shotgun sequence encodes:
- the LOC130692186 gene encoding acetylcholine receptor subunit alpha-type acr-16-like — protein MTMEASIVVILLLATIHGCHGGPNEKRLLSNLLDKYNTLERPVSNESEPVVVSFGLTLMQIIDVDEKNQILTTNAWLNLDWRDQNLIWNPANYSGVKDVRIPPNRIWKPDILLYNSAHEGFDNTFQTNVVVRHNGSCNYIPPGIFKSTCKIDITWFPFDDQQCKMKFGSWTYDGFMLDLVEKSTDGGDISGFITNGEWDLIGVPSNRTVEYYTCCPEPYVDITFTIHIRRRTLYYFFNLIVPSVLISSMALLGFTLPPDSGEKLTLGVTILLSLTVFLNLVAETLPQVSDAIPLLGTYFNCIMFMVASSVVLTVVVLNYHHRRAEMHEMPPWVRTLFLLWLPWILRMSRPGKKVTRKTILMNSRIKEMELKERSSRSLLANVLDMDDDFRSASGISYAPTYNSNLTNRYSSGGGVGSGLGGVGGNGGRGVIIGGPAGGGVGPGNSSTLPHFPTSGSYHQQQASVGQQQSSVHLVESSLIHGNMISANAQSSTFGSRAGGFAIDEDSPSTPYCIQAQRDLQAIIRELRFITSKLKKKEDENDLIADWKFAAMVVDRICLFIFTMFTIIATLAVLFSAPHIIVQ, from the exons GTTGTCACGGTGGCCCCAATGAGAAGAGATTGCTCAGTAACCTGCTAGACAAGTACAACACACTGGAACGACCCGTTTCTAATGAGTCGGAGCCAGTCGTCGTCAGTTTTGGACTAACCCTAATGCAGATTATTGACGTG gatgaaaaaaatcaaattctaaCGACGAACGCCTGGCTTAATTTG GATTGGAGGGATCAAAATCTGATATGGAACCCGGCGAACTACAGTGGCGTAAAGGACGTCCGCATCCCACCCAACCGCATCTGGAAGCCCGACATCCTTCTCTACAACAG CGCTCACGAGGGTTTCGACAACACATTTCAAACCAACGTTGTTGTGCGGCACAATGGCAGCTGCAACTACATCCCGCCGGGCATCTTCAAAAGCACTTGTAAAATCGATATCACCTGGTTTCCCTTCGATGACCAACAGTGTAAAATGAAATTCGGTAGCTGGACTTACGACGGTTTCATG TTGGATCTGGTGGAGAAGTCGACGGACGGCGGTGATATTAGTGGTTTCATCACCAACGGCGAATGGGACTTGATCGGCGTACCTAGCAACCGCACAGTTGAATACTACACATGCTGCCCGGAGCCTTACGTAGACATCACATTCACCATACACATCAGGCGGCGGACACTTTACTACTTTTTCAACCTTATCGTTCCCTCCGTGCTCATTTCTTCCATGGCGCTTCTCGGCTTCACCCTTCCCCCGGATTCGGGAGAGAAGCTCACTTTAG GAGTTACCATTTTGCTGTCTTTGACGGTATTTCTCAACCTGGTTGCCGAAACGCTGCCCCAAGTTTCCGACGCCATTCCGCTTCTAG gCACTTATTTCAATTGCATCATGTTCATGGTGGCATCTTCCGTCGTCCTGACCGTCGTCGTCCTCAACTATCACCATAGGCGGGCGGAAATGCACGAAATGCCTCCATGG GTACGAACATTGTTCTTGCTGTGGCTGCCTTGGATACTACGAATGAGCCGGCCGGGCAAGAAAGTGACGCGCAAAACGATCCTGATGAACAGCCGaattaaagaaatggaattaaaGGAGCGATCGTCGCGCAGTCTGCTGGCCAACGTCCTGGACATGGACGACGACTTTCGCAGCGCGTCGGGCATCTCTTACGCGCCCACGTACAACAGCAATCTGACGAACCGTTACAGCAGCGGCGGTGGCGTAGGATCGGGATTAGGAGGCGTAGGAGGAAATGGCGGTAGAGGCGTCATCATCGGTGGCCCTGCTGGCGGAGGAGTTGGTCCAGGAAATAGCTCAACATTACCCCATTTCCCGACTTCGGGCTCCTATCACCAGCAGCAGGCGTCCGTCGGCCAGCAACAGTCATCGGTGCATCTCGTCGAGTCGTCGCTCATTCACGGCAACATGATCTCGGCCAACGCGCAATCTTCAACGTTCGGAAGTCGGGCAGGAGGGTTCGCCATCGACGAGGACAGTCCGTCGACTCCCTACTGCATACAG GCTCAACGGGACCTGCAGGCGATCATTCGGGAACTGCGCTTCATCACTTCAaaactgaagaagaaagaggacGAAAACGATTTGATTGCCGACTGGAAATTCGCCGCCATGGTGGTCGATCGCATCTGCCTCTTCATCTTCACCATGTTCACCATTATCGCCACGCTGGCCGTGCTCTTCTCCGCTCCGCACATCATTGTGcaataa